In Limosilactobacillus sp. WILCCON 0051, a single window of DNA contains:
- a CDS encoding folylpolyglutamate synthase/dihydrofolate synthase family protein, with protein sequence MSYERIIASLNPQMRGGDNDRVGMLKRVLAKLNHPERQYRIIHIAGTNGKGSTGSLIVNFLRAANLKVGHFSSPAMVDQREQIQVNGQMIERADFVAVYEKIKRQLPAELTTADLTVFEWWTLIMLQYFADQKVDWAVIECGLGGQNDATNAIEAPELAIITHIALDHTRILGPAIKDIAQAKAGIIKPGSRAVVLAPHQEPAAFQEILKKAQACQVKFLDSEKQVAVKVLDQSWSKTQLQIKTAAIDSVCSFRLLGAFQLDNLKTALTAVDWLNQTGTEITAEQIKKVLAQITIPGRLQQIGTHPQCFLDGAHNPDAASRLIQTLNQLGYPKKLVLVLGFLKDKNVAQMARQYAQLDAQIILATPDQPKRALPAEELHQYLPTAMVIDDAWAAYQKAVALAGPDGMVLITGSFYLIKEIEARI encoded by the coding sequence ATGAGCTATGAACGAATCATTGCCAGTCTAAATCCACAGATGCGCGGTGGCGACAACGATCGGGTGGGCATGCTCAAGCGGGTGTTGGCAAAGCTGAATCATCCTGAGCGTCAGTACCGAATCATTCATATTGCCGGCACCAATGGCAAGGGCTCGACTGGCAGTCTGATCGTTAATTTTTTGCGGGCCGCGAATTTAAAAGTCGGTCATTTCAGCAGTCCAGCAATGGTTGATCAGCGCGAGCAGATTCAAGTCAATGGTCAAATGATTGAACGCGCGGATTTTGTTGCGGTTTATGAAAAAATCAAACGGCAGCTGCCCGCTGAGCTAACGACGGCTGATCTAACCGTTTTTGAATGGTGGACGCTGATCATGCTGCAGTATTTTGCCGACCAAAAAGTTGACTGGGCCGTCATCGAGTGCGGCTTGGGCGGTCAAAATGATGCCACCAATGCAATTGAGGCTCCCGAACTGGCGATCATCACGCACATTGCGCTTGATCATACGCGAATTTTAGGACCTGCCATCAAAGACATCGCGCAGGCTAAAGCTGGCATCATCAAGCCGGGCAGTCGGGCAGTTGTTTTAGCGCCGCATCAAGAACCGGCTGCTTTTCAAGAGATTTTAAAAAAGGCGCAGGCATGCCAGGTGAAATTTTTGGACAGTGAAAAGCAGGTCGCAGTCAAGGTATTGGATCAAAGCTGGTCGAAAACGCAGCTGCAGATCAAGACGGCAGCCATTGACTCAGTATGCAGCTTTAGGCTTTTAGGCGCTTTTCAGCTGGATAATCTCAAAACCGCATTGACGGCTGTTGATTGGCTGAATCAAACCGGTACAGAGATCACAGCAGAACAGATCAAGAAAGTATTGGCGCAGATTACGATTCCCGGGCGGCTGCAGCAGATCGGTACGCACCCGCAATGTTTTTTGGATGGGGCGCATAATCCCGACGCGGCATCGCGGTTGATTCAAACGCTCAATCAATTGGGGTACCCCAAAAAACTAGTCTTGGTACTGGGATTTTTAAAGGACAAAAACGTTGCTCAAATGGCTCGGCAATATGCCCAGCTGGATGCCCAGATAATTTTGGCAACACCAGATCAGCCAAAGCGTGCTCTGCCAGCTGAGGAGCTGCATCAGTATCTGCCGACTGCCATGGTGATTGATGATGCCTGGGCTGCCTATCAAAAAGCCGTTGCCTTGGCAGGTCCTGATGGCATGGTGCTGATAACGGGATCGTTTTATCTGATCAAGGAAATTGAGGCGAGAATTTAA
- the folE gene encoding GTP cyclohydrolase I FolE: MDQEKIKHAVSELLEAFGEDPQREGLKETPQRVAKMYAEIFASLNHQPEDFSNYKTFHVDDQPEMVLIQQIPFYSMCEHHLLPFFGNVSVAYVPRDGKVIGLSKIPRLVDFVAKKPGMQERLTTELANELQRILNPKGIAIKVAARHMCMEMRGINKTGQFTYTSKFTGEFKDDLALRKEFLMQTKDLVK, translated from the coding sequence ATGGATCAAGAAAAAATCAAGCACGCGGTCAGTGAGCTTTTAGAGGCATTTGGCGAGGATCCTCAGCGTGAGGGCCTTAAAGAGACGCCACAGCGGGTTGCCAAGATGTATGCTGAAATTTTTGCCTCTTTGAACCACCAGCCAGAAGACTTCAGCAATTATAAGACTTTTCATGTTGATGATCAGCCAGAGATGGTCCTGATCCAGCAGATTCCGTTTTATTCAATGTGTGAGCATCATCTGCTGCCGTTCTTTGGCAATGTCAGCGTCGCTTATGTGCCACGCGACGGCAAAGTCATCGGCTTAAGCAAGATTCCGCGACTGGTCGATTTTGTCGCTAAAAAGCCTGGAATGCAGGAGCGGCTGACCACTGAGCTGGCTAATGAGCTGCAGCGGATCTTAAACCCTAAAGGAATTGCAATCAAGGTCGCGGCTCGGCATATGTGCATGGAGATGCGGGGGATCAATAAGACCGGTCAGTTTACCTATACTTCTAAATTTACCGGTGAGTTTAAAGATGACCTGGCACTGCGCAAAGAGTTTTTAATGCAGACTAAGGACCTGGTCAAATGA
- the folK gene encoding 2-amino-4-hydroxy-6-hydroxymethyldihydropteridine diphosphokinase, giving the protein MTKRAYLSIGTNLGDRFDNLARALDLLMRNPANQNLKVSPIYETEPVGGVKQDDFLNIAVALDTNLTPLELLHWLQIIEKSLHRRRLIHWGPRTIDLDIVLYEDEEWQTANLKIPHPEMGNRRFVLQPLLDVMDDDPAHQAWIKRLLQNTTDHNWIRPVE; this is encoded by the coding sequence ATGACTAAGCGGGCCTACTTAAGCATCGGCACCAACCTAGGCGACCGTTTTGACAATCTGGCGCGCGCGTTGGACCTGCTGATGCGCAATCCGGCCAATCAAAACTTGAAGGTCTCGCCAATCTATGAAACCGAACCAGTTGGCGGCGTCAAGCAGGATGATTTTTTAAATATCGCCGTTGCGCTGGATACCAATCTAACACCGCTTGAGCTGCTTCATTGGCTGCAGATCATTGAAAAGTCGCTGCATCGACGGCGGCTGATTCACTGGGGACCACGGACGATCGATCTAGATATCGTTCTTTATGAAGATGAGGAATGGCAGACGGCGAATTTAAAGATTCCGCATCCTGAAATGGGGAATCGCCGGTTCGTCCTGCAGCCGTTGCTAGACGTGATGGATGATGATCCGGCACACCAGGCTTGGATCAAGCGGCTGCTGCAAAACACCACGGATCATAACTGGATTCGTCCAGTAGAATAG
- the folB gene encoding dihydroneopterin aldolase, producing MGRIRINNMKFHTYNGVFAEEKKLGQKLEIDVDMQYPIEERVQHDDLNETVSYADVYGTIREFVTTHSFDLIESVANQLLKKILADYPSLQQVTLRIRKYSVPIDGIFDNVEIEVVGVNND from the coding sequence ATCGGGCGCATCAGGATCAATAATATGAAGTTTCATACCTATAACGGCGTGTTTGCCGAAGAAAAGAAACTCGGACAAAAGCTGGAGATTGACGTCGACATGCAGTATCCAATTGAAGAACGGGTTCAGCATGATGATTTGAACGAAACCGTCAGCTATGCGGATGTCTATGGTACCATTAGAGAATTTGTTACAACGCATTCTTTTGACTTGATCGAAAGCGTGGCCAATCAGCTTTTAAAAAAGATTTTAGCAGACTACCCAAGCTTGCAGCAGGTTACTTTAAGAATTCGCAAATACAGTGTGCCGATTGATGGTATTTTTGACAACGTGGAAATTGAAGTAGTGGGGGTTAACAATGACTAA
- a CDS encoding heavy metal-binding domain-containing protein: MFLMTENLPSPHKSLGIVNATSHLMLPSEAIDEFEAFDQLFPAVEEKLKQKASEKGADGIVGVRFTTNVANVQVAPKFLVLTGYGTMVQLLNQKS, encoded by the coding sequence ATGTTCTTAATGACCGAAAATCTGCCATCACCGCATAAATCACTTGGCATCGTTAACGCAACCAGTCACTTGATGCTGCCCAGCGAGGCCATCGATGAATTTGAGGCCTTTGATCAGCTTTTTCCAGCCGTTGAGGAGAAGCTGAAGCAAAAAGCAAGTGAAAAAGGTGCTGATGGAATCGTTGGCGTCCGGTTTACCACCAATGTCGCCAACGTCCAAGTCGCGCCTAAATTTCTGGTCTTAACCGGTTATGGAACGATGGTGCAGCTACTGAATCAAAAAAGTTGA
- a CDS encoding NADPH-dependent oxidoreductase yields MLHNFTIDHQLNHRTIRKFKDQPLTDEQLKTLLEVARQTSSSEFLQQMTIIRVTDPQKRAAIRAVSTQPYVGAEGELLMFITDLHRNELIRHHQGNLDDRRIEKTEMFLQAYEDTVLAVQNVLNAAESMGLGGVILGSIQNEPAKIIKTLNLPKHTFPTLGLQLGVPDQKPQLKPRLPLDKIVFENEYQDIDPASLKDYDQIVNTYYDLRDANRRIDTFTDQVNGPKLNGTPQVRDQIAQALHDQKLCLDL; encoded by the coding sequence ATGCTTCATAACTTTACTATCGATCATCAATTAAATCACCGCACGATTCGCAAGTTTAAGGATCAGCCGCTGACTGATGAGCAGCTGAAAACCCTGCTGGAAGTTGCACGCCAGACTTCCAGCAGCGAGTTTTTGCAGCAGATGACGATCATTCGGGTAACCGATCCGCAAAAACGGGCCGCGATTCGTGCTGTCAGTACCCAGCCATATGTTGGGGCGGAAGGCGAATTACTGATGTTTATCACCGATCTGCATCGTAATGAGCTGATCCGGCATCATCAAGGAAATCTTGACGATCGGCGTATTGAAAAGACCGAGATGTTTCTACAAGCCTATGAAGATACCGTCCTAGCCGTGCAAAACGTTTTGAATGCCGCGGAAAGCATGGGGTTGGGCGGTGTGATTCTAGGGTCGATTCAAAACGAGCCTGCTAAGATCATCAAGACGCTGAATCTGCCTAAGCATACTTTTCCAACCTTGGGGCTGCAGCTGGGCGTACCGGATCAAAAACCGCAGCTAAAGCCTCGACTGCCATTGGACAAGATCGTTTTTGAAAATGAGTATCAAGATATTGATCCAGCCAGCTTAAAAGACTATGACCAAATCGTAAATACCTATTATGATCTGCGGGATGCCAATCGACGCATCGATACGTTTACTGATCAGGTCAATGGTCCCAAGCTCAATGGCACGCCTCAGGTTCGCGATCAAATTGCTCAAGCCCTCCACGATCAAAAACTGTGCCTGGATTTATAA
- a CDS encoding TetR-like C-terminal domain-containing protein yields the protein MKPAKKPSQLKIEDVFLKLAQDQPVERITVTQICKLAKVNRTTFYANYLDIYDLKDKVRERMIAEYSSLFDDQRGASQENYLRLFQSIQANQTFYKTYFKLGFDIDYQIVHYDQELAAKLYNNQFIDYHSEFFRAGITAVIKKWLNNDCRESPATMLKIIQAEYKNPAVLNQD from the coding sequence ATGAAACCAGCTAAAAAACCATCACAGCTTAAAATTGAAGACGTCTTTTTAAAACTGGCCCAAGACCAGCCCGTGGAGCGAATCACGGTTACTCAGATCTGTAAGCTGGCTAAGGTCAACCGCACGACTTTTTACGCCAATTATCTGGATATTTACGACCTTAAAGATAAAGTTCGTGAACGCATGATAGCTGAATACTCTAGTTTGTTTGATGACCAGCGCGGGGCTTCACAAGAAAACTATCTGCGGCTGTTTCAAAGCATCCAAGCCAATCAGACTTTTTATAAGACCTACTTTAAGCTTGGCTTTGATATTGACTACCAGATCGTTCATTATGATCAAGAACTGGCGGCTAAGCTCTATAATAATCAGTTCATCGATTATCACAGTGAGTTCTTTCGGGCTGGCATTACTGCCGTGATCAAAAAATGGCTGAATAACGATTGTCGCGAAAGCCCTGCAACGATGCTGAAAATCATCCAAGCCGAATATAAAAATCCGGCTGTTTTAAATCAAGACTAG
- a CDS encoding MFS transporter: MENATERMTVNNEKLERDPVKTVILASMMGTAIEFFDFYAYGTASAAYFPKVFFPQMTPLLATLLSLLTFGVAFVARPVGSFVFGHFGDRLGRKKTLVVSLLVMGVATVAIGFIPGYQSIGVGGALLLCLCRFVQGIGLGGEWSGAVLVATENAPADKRALYGAFPEVGAPIGFFICNGLFYVLEKVLTPAQMMSFGWRVPFWASSVLVVIGLYVRRRLQETPLFKLAQERDNTTRSPLKVVFKENWREILKGTFLMGATYAMFFTLTTWSLSFATTALGFSHSEFLLLLMAAIVEFAVLIMATSVLADKVGRKKVLMTASVALVVFSLVFPYFLEGQHNMVGMLLFLGLGFVVMGTLYGPVGAVLPELFPTKVRYSGAGITYNLAAVVGAAVAPTITTWLIAAFGLHYAGMYMFGLAVVSVVAWVLTPETKNVDYTK; encoded by the coding sequence ATGGAAAACGCAACAGAACGAATGACGGTGAATAATGAGAAACTGGAACGCGACCCGGTTAAAACGGTAATTTTGGCATCTATGATGGGGACAGCCATTGAATTTTTTGATTTTTATGCATACGGGACGGCTTCGGCAGCCTATTTCCCTAAGGTATTCTTTCCACAGATGACGCCATTATTGGCCACGCTGCTGAGTCTCTTGACGTTTGGGGTTGCCTTTGTCGCGCGTCCGGTTGGTTCATTTGTCTTTGGTCATTTCGGTGATCGCTTAGGCCGGAAAAAGACGCTGGTCGTATCGCTTTTGGTAATGGGGGTTGCCACGGTGGCGATCGGCTTTATTCCTGGCTATCAAAGCATCGGGGTCGGCGGTGCCTTGCTGCTGTGCCTTTGCCGCTTTGTTCAAGGGATCGGCCTGGGCGGTGAATGGTCCGGTGCCGTTTTGGTTGCTACGGAAAACGCGCCGGCTGACAAACGGGCACTTTATGGAGCTTTCCCTGAAGTCGGAGCACCAATCGGCTTTTTCATCTGCAATGGTTTGTTCTATGTCTTGGAAAAGGTTCTGACGCCAGCCCAGATGATGAGCTTTGGCTGGCGGGTGCCTTTCTGGGCCTCATCAGTTCTGGTCGTAATCGGTCTCTACGTTCGGCGCCGTCTGCAGGAAACGCCGCTGTTTAAGCTGGCCCAGGAACGCGACAACACGACGCGCTCGCCTTTAAAAGTAGTCTTTAAGGAAAACTGGCGCGAGATCTTAAAAGGTACGTTCTTGATGGGTGCTACCTACGCAATGTTCTTTACGCTGACGACTTGGTCACTTTCATTTGCCACGACGGCACTGGGCTTTAGTCATTCTGAGTTCTTGCTGCTGTTGATGGCAGCCATCGTTGAATTTGCCGTTTTGATCATGGCGACTTCGGTTCTGGCGGACAAGGTCGGACGCAAGAAGGTTTTGATGACGGCTTCGGTCGCATTGGTCGTCTTCTCATTGGTCTTCCCATACTTCTTGGAAGGTCAGCACAACATGGTCGGCATGCTGCTGTTCTTAGGCCTGGGCTTTGTAGTAATGGGCACGCTGTATGGCCCGGTTGGCGCGGTTTTGCCAGAGCTTTTCCCAACTAAGGTTCGCTATTCCGGCGCCGGCATCACCTACAATCTGGCTGCTGTGGTTGGGGCAGCCGTAGCTCCAACAATCACGACTTGGCTGATTGCTGCGTTTGGCCTGCACTACGCTGGGATGTACATGTTCGGTTTGGCAGTAGTTTCGGTAGTTGCCTGGGTATTGACGCCAGAAACCAAGAATGTCGATTACACGAAATAA
- a CDS encoding MFS transporter, whose product MTKYRLQSLLFVFVAFMLGCNEYMIVGVLPDIAKEFHASLSSLGYTVTLFALIYAISTPIVTTLASRFNRYHVLLVLMLIFFIGNTWTALATGFWSLMGSRVLTATVAGAIISLVLVMANYIAPRDKRASLVSWVFAGFSIASIIGVPIGTTISTTFSWHDSFWMITWLTILTFVMLAWLAPRDTPQVRGSLRSQFSLFRDSRVLMGVAFIVLVCAADYTFYTYVRPLLTNMMGFDNTWLNWLLFGMGIFFMFGNKFGGYLADHRGIQSLPKIYVLMTLCLAGLAPSFQYRWLGVALIAMLCVMVACYGSSTQLMFLDIAEKDYPQSLDLASSLNSIFANIGISLGSFTAAETVHYLSLGSVGYVAAVYGLLTVLVITGLSRRYRNAYPY is encoded by the coding sequence ATGACTAAATATCGCTTGCAATCGCTGCTGTTTGTCTTTGTTGCATTTATGCTGGGCTGTAATGAATATATGATTGTCGGGGTCTTGCCCGATATTGCAAAAGAATTTCATGCCTCGCTTTCATCACTTGGCTATACCGTTACTTTGTTTGCACTGATTTATGCCATCTCGACACCAATCGTTACGACTTTAGCGAGCCGCTTTAATCGTTACCATGTGCTCTTGGTCTTAATGCTGATCTTTTTTATCGGCAATACCTGGACGGCGCTGGCAACGGGATTCTGGTCATTGATGGGTTCGAGAGTGCTTACGGCGACAGTGGCAGGGGCTATTATCTCGTTAGTACTGGTCATGGCCAACTATATTGCACCGCGCGACAAACGGGCCAGCCTGGTCTCGTGGGTATTTGCTGGTTTTAGCATTGCTTCGATCATCGGGGTGCCGATTGGAACAACGATCAGTACGACTTTTTCGTGGCATGACAGTTTTTGGATGATTACCTGGCTGACGATTCTGACCTTTGTTATGCTGGCTTGGCTGGCCCCCCGCGATACGCCACAGGTTCGAGGCAGTCTGCGCTCACAGTTCAGTCTGTTTCGCGATTCGCGGGTTTTGATGGGAGTCGCGTTTATCGTCTTGGTATGTGCTGCTGACTATACTTTTTACACCTACGTACGACCGCTGCTTACCAATATGATGGGCTTTGATAATACCTGGCTCAACTGGCTTTTGTTTGGTATGGGCATCTTCTTTATGTTTGGCAACAAGTTTGGCGGCTACTTGGCTGATCATCGCGGAATCCAGTCACTGCCTAAGATCTATGTTTTAATGACGCTTTGTCTGGCAGGGCTGGCACCAAGTTTTCAGTATCGCTGGCTGGGCGTGGCTCTGATTGCCATGCTTTGCGTGATGGTGGCCTGTTATGGATCGTCAACGCAGCTGATGTTTTTAGACATTGCCGAAAAAGACTATCCACAGTCGCTTGATCTGGCATCTTCTCTAAATTCGATCTTTGCCAATATCGGCATCTCGCTGGGATCGTTTACGGCTGCCGAAACGGTGCATTATCTGTCTTTAGGAAGCGTTGGCTACGTGGCTGCTGTCTATGGCTTGCTGACGGTACTGGTGATTACTGGTTTGAGTCGGCGCTATCGCAATGCGTATCCATATTGA
- a CDS encoding type II CAAX endopeptidase family protein, producing the protein MPTDRRPSFPRALLIFSAFCVLILMPPEAARNITEHPRLTILWVILYLGFFGLIIVWGQRLYRRYDHFNHRSQSFFAHAKTILGGYLAIVAGEIVLGNLNRLIYHQVQTANNQAIIDTMSGSPIVSVLVCFSAVCLTPFAEELIFRGLFMNLFFNARDFWLPILLSGLVFTLVHASSNIISYLIYFYMGCVLAYVYRSTGNLTNSIGIHLINNLVSILLILPAVIK; encoded by the coding sequence ATGCCGACTGACAGACGACCAAGCTTTCCCCGCGCTCTACTGATTTTTTCGGCGTTTTGCGTTTTGATTCTGATGCCGCCAGAAGCCGCGCGCAACATTACCGAGCATCCCCGACTGACGATTCTTTGGGTGATTTTGTATCTAGGATTTTTCGGACTGATTATTGTTTGGGGACAAAGACTGTATCGTCGCTATGATCATTTTAATCATCGCTCGCAAAGTTTTTTTGCCCATGCCAAAACGATTCTTGGCGGCTATTTGGCAATTGTAGCTGGCGAGATCGTTTTGGGTAATCTAAACCGGCTGATCTATCATCAAGTGCAGACGGCCAATAATCAAGCCATCATTGACACCATGAGCGGCAGTCCGATCGTCAGCGTCCTGGTCTGTTTTTCAGCCGTGTGCTTGACGCCATTTGCTGAAGAACTGATTTTTCGCGGTCTGTTTATGAATCTGTTTTTTAACGCTCGCGATTTTTGGCTGCCGATTCTGCTGTCGGGGCTGGTTTTTACGCTGGTCCATGCCAGCAGCAACATTATCAGTTATCTGATCTATTTTTATATGGGCTGCGTGCTGGCTTATGTTTACCGTTCGACGGGTAATCTGACCAATTCAATCGGGATTCATCTAATCAATAATCTAGTGTCCATCCTTTTGATTCTGCCAGCGGTGATCAAATAG
- the gtfB gene encoding accessory Sec system glycosylation chaperone GtfB — MINLFDKWDQAARDFRLAQLIAQLKLPTVVIHDDGFLPRNVQSPLQYYCPRSDKGQPLYFDQIPVPRFWRIVGSSKGAQIYDLNHKRADVVFTKNDNTRQVKQVRWLNESGQLQWVDEYDRFGRLFAKTSWADNRAWLKQFFDEQGQVVIESHLDNGSLFLNTRQECRHFKSLPDFVSNYLQKSGLNLDRIFYNTLSTSFLTTLKLPNSGHDTLFWHEPVQNKLPGNLDYIYQNETRTRHVIVQDYRVWQNRQKLFKTNQHVATDYLGIVYPHPRGNSLRPAILILTNSDQIVQLENLVKILPQFEFHIAAITEMSDRLMGMQKYENVYLYPVVKMDKARDLMRKCDIYLDINQGDEILDAVRAAFENNMLILGFNETMHEPRLIADENRYAAAEFDKMAIKIVQAVSQAAEMQRLIDTQRQQAGDEPVARFQAGIEALIND, encoded by the coding sequence ATGATAAATCTGTTTGATAAATGGGATCAGGCTGCGCGCGACTTCAGACTGGCTCAGCTGATTGCACAATTAAAGCTTCCCACGGTGGTAATTCATGATGATGGCTTTTTGCCGCGCAACGTTCAATCGCCGCTGCAGTACTATTGTCCGCGTTCAGACAAAGGCCAGCCGCTTTATTTTGATCAGATTCCGGTGCCGCGTTTTTGGCGAATCGTTGGCAGCAGCAAGGGCGCGCAGATTTATGATCTGAATCATAAACGCGCGGACGTTGTTTTTACCAAAAACGACAACACGCGGCAGGTCAAGCAGGTGCGCTGGCTAAATGAGAGCGGTCAGCTGCAGTGGGTCGATGAGTATGATCGCTTTGGCCGTTTGTTTGCTAAAACCAGCTGGGCAGATAATCGGGCCTGGCTTAAGCAGTTTTTTGATGAGCAGGGCCAGGTAGTAATCGAATCGCACCTGGATAATGGCAGCCTGTTTTTGAATACTCGTCAGGAATGCCGTCATTTTAAGAGTCTGCCGGATTTTGTCAGTAATTATCTGCAAAAGAGCGGCCTGAATCTGGATCGGATTTTTTATAATACGCTAAGCACCAGTTTTCTGACGACGTTAAAGCTGCCTAACTCAGGTCATGATACGCTGTTTTGGCATGAACCGGTGCAAAATAAACTACCGGGCAATCTTGACTACATCTACCAAAATGAAACGCGGACGCGGCATGTGATTGTCCAGGACTATCGCGTCTGGCAGAATCGCCAAAAGCTTTTTAAAACCAATCAGCATGTGGCGACCGACTATTTAGGCATCGTCTATCCGCATCCACGGGGGAATTCGCTGCGACCCGCGATTCTGATCTTAACCAATTCAGATCAGATCGTGCAGCTGGAAAATCTGGTAAAGATCTTGCCGCAGTTTGAGTTTCACATTGCAGCTATAACTGAGATGTCCGATCGCTTAATGGGGATGCAAAAGTATGAAAATGTCTATCTATATCCAGTCGTTAAGATGGATAAGGCCCGCGATCTGATGAGAAAATGCGATATTTATCTAGATATCAACCAAGGTGATGAGATCTTGGATGCCGTGCGGGCGGCGTTTGAAAACAACATGCTGATTCTGGGATTTAATGAGACAATGCATGAGCCGCGCCTGATTGCGGATGAAAATCGCTATGCCGCGGCTGAATTTGATAAAATGGCTATTAAGATCGTCCAGGCAGTCTCGCAGGCCGCTGAAATGCAGCGCTTGATCGACACGCAGCGCCAGCAAGCCGGTGATGAGCCGGTTGCCCGTTTTCAAGCTGGGATCGAGGCCCTGATCAACGATTGA
- the gtfA gene encoding accessory Sec system glycosyltransferase GtfA — MTVYNVNLGIGWASSGVEYAQAYRSKVFSRLQIPTKFIFSDLILANNIAELTRNLGFHDQDIIWLYNFFTDVKIAPTTYPLSEFKRAQHFAERNVEATVQNFADGKQVVHYWLPDENLRINVRIYDLATQAIDYAEYVVDSQMVRREFYSYIRYVTEYLSAGNHVYARDFYNEDGSIAYHQYVNGTNEVFELKDQIFYSKTALYAEMIRRLKLTAQDLVILDREDGRGLVSGQLWYQMHSPARLGVVVHAEHYDEHYTNQTNILWNNYYEYQFTHADQTDCFIVSTPAQKRVLAAQMKKYQHQAPQIAAIPVGSLTKLMSMPYEKRRRHSLITASRLASEKHVDWLIKAVVQAKRAIQDVSLDIYGQGAQYRSLQRLIDELQANEYVHLKGQQNLTAIYQHYAGYIAASTSEGFGLSLMEAVGSGLPMIGFDVPYGNQTFIDPNQNGYRLPYQADWSEERKVRELANAIVSLFSDDQRAAGFSQHSYELAQPYLDEKIAQKWRVLVNEVAK, encoded by the coding sequence ATGACAGTCTATAATGTAAATCTGGGGATTGGCTGGGCCAGCAGCGGGGTTGAATACGCACAGGCCTACCGATCCAAAGTGTTTTCTCGCCTGCAGATTCCGACAAAGTTTATTTTTTCCGATTTGATTTTGGCTAATAACATTGCAGAATTGACGCGCAATCTTGGTTTTCATGATCAAGACATAATCTGGCTCTATAATTTTTTTACCGACGTCAAGATCGCGCCCACGACTTATCCGCTAAGCGAGTTTAAACGCGCGCAGCATTTTGCGGAGCGCAATGTTGAAGCTACCGTGCAGAATTTCGCGGATGGCAAGCAGGTAGTCCACTACTGGCTGCCTGATGAAAATCTAAGAATCAATGTCCGTATCTATGATCTGGCAACGCAGGCCATTGACTACGCCGAATACGTGGTTGACTCCCAGATGGTGCGGCGGGAATTTTATTCATACATAAGATACGTAACCGAATACCTCAGCGCAGGCAATCATGTCTATGCCCGCGACTTTTATAATGAGGATGGCTCGATTGCCTATCATCAATATGTTAATGGCACCAACGAGGTCTTTGAGCTGAAAGACCAGATTTTTTATTCTAAAACGGCTCTGTATGCTGAAATGATTCGCCGTTTAAAGCTTACTGCCCAGGATCTGGTTATCTTGGATCGTGAAGACGGGCGAGGACTGGTCAGCGGCCAGCTGTGGTACCAGATGCATTCGCCGGCAAGACTTGGCGTTGTAGTGCATGCCGAGCATTATGATGAGCACTATACCAATCAGACGAACATTTTATGGAACAACTATTACGAGTACCAGTTTACGCATGCCGATCAGACCGACTGTTTTATCGTCTCAACACCGGCGCAAAAACGCGTCCTGGCTGCACAGATGAAAAAATATCAGCATCAGGCACCGCAAATTGCCGCGATTCCGGTGGGCAGCCTGACGAAACTGATGTCGATGCCATACGAGAAACGACGTCGGCATTCGTTGATCACGGCTTCTCGCCTGGCCAGCGAAAAGCACGTTGACTGGCTGATCAAGGCTGTCGTGCAGGCTAAACGAGCAATTCAAGACGTTTCTTTGGATATTTATGGTCAAGGAGCACAGTACCGCAGTCTGCAGCGCTTGATTGATGAGCTGCAGGCCAATGAATACGTTCATTTGAAAGGACAGCAGAATCTAACCGCGATCTATCAGCACTATGCTGGCTATATTGCGGCTTCAACCAGCGAGGGATTTGGCTTGAGTTTGATGGAAGCCGTGGGATCGGGTCTGCCGATGATTGGCTTTGACGTTCCATATGGCAATCAGACGTTTATTGATCCAAATCAAAACGGCTATCGGCTGCCATATCAAGCAGATTGGTCAGAGGAACGCAAGGTAAGGGAACTGGCGAACGCGATTGTCAGCCTCTTTAGCGATGATCAGCGGGCGGCTGGTTTTAGTCAGCACTCTTATGAACTGGCCCAGCCATATCTGGATGAAAAGATTGCTCAAAAATGGCGAGTACTGGTAAACGAGGTGGCAAAATGA